The Pseudomonas allokribbensis genome has a window encoding:
- a CDS encoding NAD(P)H-quinone oxidoreductase has protein sequence MTLPTEMTRIEITEPGGPEVLQSRRVPLPVVAQGELLIRVHAAGINRPDALQRAGKYPMRPGMNPIPGLEVAGEVVALGAGVSTFAVGDRVCALTNGGGYAEYCTVPAGQALPIPDGMDWIQAAAIPETFFTVWANLFGLGGAIRGQRVLIHGGTSGIGTTALMLCREFGIEAFATAGSTDKCEAIRELGGEPINYREQDFAAVIAEKTNGQGVNVILDIMGGSYLNANLNALAMDGRVVMLGFLGGARANDVDLLTILGKRAVVTGSLLRARTSAEKAAIADQLREHVWPVLAAGRCLPIIDKVYPLTDAAQAHAHMEAGDHIGKIVLNVA, from the coding sequence ATGACGTTGCCCACTGAAATGACCCGCATCGAAATCACTGAACCGGGCGGGCCCGAGGTTCTGCAATCCAGACGAGTCCCGCTGCCGGTCGTCGCGCAGGGCGAACTGCTGATCCGCGTGCACGCAGCAGGTATCAATCGGCCGGACGCCTTGCAACGTGCAGGCAAGTACCCGATGAGACCCGGGATGAACCCGATCCCCGGTCTGGAGGTGGCCGGTGAAGTCGTGGCGCTGGGTGCAGGTGTCAGCACTTTTGCCGTGGGCGACAGGGTTTGCGCGCTGACCAATGGCGGCGGTTATGCCGAATACTGCACGGTTCCCGCGGGCCAGGCCCTGCCGATCCCCGACGGGATGGACTGGATTCAGGCTGCGGCAATCCCCGAAACCTTTTTCACGGTATGGGCCAATCTGTTCGGTCTCGGTGGTGCGATTCGAGGGCAGCGTGTGTTGATTCACGGGGGCACCAGTGGCATCGGCACCACCGCGCTGATGCTGTGCCGCGAGTTTGGTATCGAAGCCTTCGCCACCGCCGGCAGTACCGATAAATGTGAGGCCATCCGTGAATTGGGCGGTGAGCCGATCAACTATCGCGAGCAGGATTTCGCTGCCGTCATCGCCGAGAAAACCAACGGCCAGGGCGTCAATGTGATTCTCGACATCATGGGCGGCTCGTATCTGAACGCCAACCTCAACGCACTGGCAATGGATGGCCGCGTGGTGATGCTCGGTTTTCTTGGCGGCGCCCGTGCCAACGATGTCGATCTGTTGACCATTCTCGGCAAACGAGCCGTGGTCACTGGTTCCTTGTTGCGCGCACGCACTTCTGCGGAAAAGGCTGCCATCGCCGATCAATTGCGCGAGCACGTCTGGCCGGTACTGGCCGCCGGGCGCTGCCTGCCGATCATCGACAAGGTCTACCCGCTCACCGACGCGGCCCAGGCCCATGCGCACATGGAAGCCGGTGATCACATCGGCAAGATCGTGCTGAACGTGGCTTGA
- a CDS encoding VOC family protein: protein MKINPYLIFNGDCRAAFTFYEQCLQGKLEAMMTFGETPAAEHVPKEHHDLIIHTCLKVGDQMLMASDTTPDRPTQGMSGCSVSLNVDTVAEAERVFNALAKDGRVDMPLEATFWAARFGMLVDRFGVSWMVNCESDK from the coding sequence ATGAAAATCAACCCGTACCTGATCTTCAACGGCGATTGCCGTGCGGCCTTCACGTTTTACGAGCAATGCCTGCAAGGCAAGCTTGAAGCGATGATGACTTTCGGCGAAACGCCCGCCGCAGAGCATGTTCCGAAAGAGCATCACGATCTGATCATTCATACCTGCCTGAAGGTCGGTGATCAGATGCTGATGGCATCGGACACCACGCCCGACCGTCCGACCCAGGGCATGAGCGGTTGCTCGGTGTCCTTGAACGTCGACACCGTCGCCGAGGCTGAAAGAGTCTTCAACGCCCTGGCCAAGGACGGTCGAGTGGACATGCCACTGGAAGCGACCTTCTGGGCCGCACGTTTCGGCATGCTGGTGGATCGTTTTGGCGTGTCGTGGATGGTCAATTGCGAAAGCGACAAGTGA
- a CDS encoding vWA domain-containing protein — MANFNLFNTQSNNLPACDTVNASGAAAYAYTPKHQLAQLAVTGCLNQTFYATAENQLDQVLKLVAELDSRFVANAAIYARQKGHMKDMPALLLAALTAQRSVLVPEVFGGIVDSGKMLRNFVQILRSGATGRKSLGSQPKRLVQNWLNSATERQLLQASIGNQPSLADVVKMVHPKPSEVWREAFFAWLIGKPVDVQALPELTRDLLAFRSGASDQVPEVPFQLLGNETLSKEQWAAQARNMGWQGLRINLNTLARHGAFEVPGCTEYVAARLADPEAVARARVYPYQLLTAYRMIGDDIPAPIREALQDALELSLSNVPKIEGAVVVCPDVSGSMGSPLTGYRQGATTAVRCIDVAALIAAAVLRKQPAARVMPFEVDVVDITLNPRDSVISNAEKLAGIFGGGTCCSAPLKKLADSKAKVDTLIMVSDNESWIDARRRGASETMLQWERIKRLNPQARLICIDLQPGWATPAADRDDILNVGGFSDAVFDVIEQFTAGRYGPQHWVEAIERME, encoded by the coding sequence ATGGCCAATTTCAACCTCTTCAACACACAATCGAACAACCTGCCGGCGTGCGATACCGTGAATGCTTCAGGAGCTGCGGCCTATGCCTATACGCCCAAGCATCAATTGGCCCAGTTGGCAGTGACCGGTTGTCTGAACCAGACCTTTTACGCAACGGCTGAAAACCAGCTGGATCAGGTGTTGAAGCTGGTGGCTGAACTGGACAGCCGTTTTGTGGCCAACGCCGCAATATACGCCCGCCAAAAGGGCCATATGAAAGACATGCCGGCCTTGTTGTTGGCGGCGCTGACCGCCCAGCGTTCGGTGCTGGTACCGGAGGTGTTCGGAGGGATCGTCGACAGTGGCAAGATGCTGCGCAACTTCGTACAGATCCTGCGCAGTGGTGCCACGGGGCGCAAATCCCTCGGCTCGCAGCCCAAGCGGCTGGTGCAGAACTGGCTGAACAGCGCGACCGAGCGGCAACTGCTGCAAGCGTCGATCGGCAATCAGCCCTCGTTGGCGGACGTGGTGAAAATGGTTCATCCCAAGCCTTCCGAAGTCTGGCGCGAAGCATTCTTCGCCTGGCTGATCGGCAAACCTGTGGATGTGCAGGCATTGCCGGAACTGACCCGCGATCTGCTGGCGTTCCGCAGTGGTGCAAGTGATCAGGTGCCAGAGGTGCCTTTTCAATTGCTCGGCAATGAAACCCTGAGCAAAGAGCAGTGGGCTGCTCAAGCGCGAAACATGGGCTGGCAGGGGCTTCGCATCAACCTCAACACCCTGGCGCGCCATGGTGCTTTTGAAGTGCCGGGTTGCACCGAATACGTGGCCGCGCGGTTGGCGGATCCCGAAGCAGTCGCCAGGGCGCGGGTGTACCCGTACCAGTTGCTGACGGCGTATCGAATGATCGGTGATGACATTCCGGCGCCGATACGCGAAGCGCTGCAAGATGCACTTGAGTTGTCGTTGAGCAATGTGCCGAAGATTGAAGGCGCGGTGGTGGTCTGCCCGGACGTCTCCGGCTCGATGGGCAGCCCGCTGACCGGATACCGGCAGGGCGCGACCACGGCGGTGCGCTGCATCGATGTGGCGGCGTTGATCGCGGCGGCGGTGTTGCGCAAGCAGCCGGCTGCACGAGTGATGCCGTTCGAGGTCGACGTGGTGGATATCACGCTCAACCCGCGGGACAGTGTGATCAGCAATGCCGAAAAGCTTGCGGGCATTTTCGGTGGTGGAACCTGCTGTTCGGCGCCGCTGAAGAAGCTGGCGGACAGCAAGGCCAAAGTCGATACGCTGATCATGGTGTCGGACAACGAATCCTGGATCGATGCGCGACGTCGAGGGGCGAGTGAAACGATGCTGCAATGGGAGCGGATAAAGCGGCTCAACCCGCAAGCACGCCTGATCTGCATCGACCTTCAGCCGGGTTGGGCGACGCCGGCGGCGGATCGCGACGACATCCTGAATGTCGGCGGTTTCAGTGACGCGGTGTTTGATGTGATCGAGCAATTCACTGCCGGCCGGTACGGCCCGCAGCACTGGGTCGAAGCGATCGAACGTATGGAATGA
- a CDS encoding alpha/beta hydrolase: MFLAFMTRLRRRRLAFACMAALIIGLPASCAVLEHTERKLLFRIEPGTAGWYHGLPGSVQELDLQPKSFKAGQNIHAWWWPAERANAPAILYLHGVRWNLTGQLFRIEQLRAAGYSVLAIDYRGFGQSHGDLPSESTVYEDARVAWERFQQLQPDPSKRLIYGHSLGGAVAIDLAAELGRDAARNHTPLPVRGLVIESTFTSLADVAAAVANTSLPVRWLLSQKFDSIDKIADIHMPLLVVHGLADAFVPSRFSEQLFAAASQPKRLLLVPGGTHNNSMALGGQNYRKAIDALMQTKPAARVAGATLLQGARDS, encoded by the coding sequence ATGTTCCTTGCCTTCATGACCCGACTTCGCCGCCGGCGCCTGGCGTTTGCGTGCATGGCCGCCCTGATCATCGGTCTGCCGGCGAGTTGCGCCGTACTGGAACACACCGAACGCAAGCTGCTGTTTCGCATCGAACCGGGCACGGCCGGCTGGTATCACGGCTTGCCCGGCAGCGTTCAGGAACTTGACCTGCAACCCAAAAGCTTCAAGGCCGGGCAGAACATTCATGCGTGGTGGTGGCCGGCGGAACGGGCCAATGCCCCGGCCATTCTTTATCTGCATGGCGTGCGCTGGAACCTGACCGGGCAGTTGTTTCGCATCGAACAGCTGCGCGCGGCGGGGTATTCGGTATTGGCCATCGATTACCGAGGCTTTGGTCAGAGTCATGGTGACTTGCCGTCAGAAAGCACCGTTTATGAGGATGCACGGGTGGCCTGGGAACGCTTCCAGCAACTGCAACCGGACCCGAGCAAACGTCTGATCTACGGGCACTCTCTCGGTGGTGCGGTCGCCATCGACCTGGCTGCCGAGCTAGGCCGGGACGCCGCCAGAAATCATACGCCGCTGCCGGTCCGGGGTCTGGTGATTGAGTCCACCTTTACCTCACTGGCCGACGTCGCCGCGGCGGTGGCCAACACATCCCTGCCCGTTCGCTGGCTGTTGTCGCAGAAGTTCGACTCCATCGACAAGATTGCCGACATCCATATGCCATTGTTGGTCGTGCACGGCCTGGCCGATGCGTTTGTGCCGTCACGCTTCAGTGAGCAACTGTTCGCGGCCGCCAGCCAACCCAAACGATTGCTGCTGGTACCCGGTGGGACGCACAACAACAGCATGGCACTTGGCGGACAAAACTATCGCAAGGCGATCGATGCATTGATGCAAACCAAGCCCGCCGCACGCGTCGCAGGCGCAACGTTGTTGCAAGGCGCGCGCGATTCCTGA
- a CDS encoding lysis system i-spanin subunit Rz, producing the protein MAVPWKTIGALVLVFAGAGGAWQLQDWRYGKQLAEQARQHTETLNQLTLAAATARQAEQDKRLALEQRLSASEQTHYKELSDAQKNQDRLRDRLATSDLRLSVLLDAGSAGGCSVPATTSAGSVVHGPVRAELDPAHAQRIIGVTNDGDRGLIALAACQEYAKEVSTPK; encoded by the coding sequence ATCGCCGTTCCGTGGAAAACGATCGGCGCGCTGGTGCTGGTGTTCGCCGGCGCCGGCGGCGCCTGGCAGCTTCAGGACTGGCGCTACGGGAAACAGTTGGCGGAGCAGGCGCGGCAGCACACCGAAACCCTCAATCAGCTGACCCTGGCCGCCGCCACAGCCCGGCAGGCCGAGCAGGACAAGCGGCTGGCGCTGGAGCAGCGCCTGTCAGCCAGCGAGCAAACCCACTACAAGGAACTGAGCGATGCTCAAAAGAACCAGGATCGCCTGCGCGATCGCCTTGCCACTTCTGATTTGCGGCTGTCAGTCCTCCTCGATGCGGGTTCAGCCGGCGGCTGTTCAGTGCCTGCCACCACCAGCGCCGGCAGCGTGGTTCATGGCCCCGTACGAGCCGAACTTGACCCGGCGCATGCTCAACGAATTATCGGCGTCACCAATGACGGCGACCGGGGGCTGATTGCCCTCGCGGCCTGTCAGGAATACGCCAAAGAAGTCTCAACACCGAAGTGA
- a CDS encoding phage tail protein, whose product MNIDWSQLITKSMKDAAEQAAQLSAAKVELSSRNTRALAQISRIQERIDTIGYGIDAGEATPEDEAEQSALLVNVKAWKNYKFALGKVTVQPGWYAAPVWPTEPKAPVIVADPQTVAADLA is encoded by the coding sequence ATGAACATCGACTGGTCCCAGCTCATCACCAAATCAATGAAGGACGCCGCCGAGCAGGCCGCTCAGCTGTCGGCAGCCAAAGTCGAGCTGTCCTCTCGAAACACCCGAGCGCTGGCGCAGATCTCCCGCATTCAGGAGCGCATCGACACCATCGGTTACGGCATCGACGCAGGCGAGGCGACACCCGAGGATGAAGCCGAGCAGTCCGCGTTACTGGTCAACGTGAAGGCGTGGAAAAACTACAAGTTTGCCTTGGGCAAAGTCACGGTTCAGCCGGGCTGGTATGCGGCGCCGGTATGGCCCACCGAGCCGAAAGCTCCCGTAATTGTGGCCGACCCACAGACAGTGGCTGCCGATCTCGCCTGA
- the rtcR gene encoding RNA repair transcriptional activator RtcR produces the protein MQNKRTVAIGFIGATLDRVGKGANRWNHWRPSVGLCQQPDVLIHRLELIHGTDARDASLAERVRQDIRQVSPETEVCLHPMALRNPWDFEEVYGALHDFTTEYTFDTEREDYLVHITTGTHVAQICWFLLTEARYLPARLIQTSPARRKSEDEPATGTHALIDLDLSRYDRIATRFTNKRLEGLEFLKSGIATRNAAFNRSIEQIERVAVRSKAPMLLIGPTGAGKSFLARRIYELKRGRHHMQGRFVEVNCATLRGDGAMSALFGHVKGAFTGAQNARDGLLRAADGGMLFLDEIGELGADEQAMLLKAIEEKRFFPLGSDKEVDSDFLIIAGTHRDLRSRVAEGLFREDLYARINLWTFDLPGLAGRREDIEPNIDFELERHAREHGQLVRFNLEARRRYLAFASSREAAWLGNFRELSASITRMATLADSGRIDEAQVQEEIDRLRYAWGLKQPAGVTDDLPGDAEGMDLFDRLQLKAVLAVCRESDSLSDAGRRLFGVSRQAKAQPNDADRLRKYLGRFGIEWSQVTDAKESAAN, from the coding sequence ATGCAAAACAAGCGCACTGTTGCCATCGGTTTTATCGGAGCAACCCTCGATCGCGTGGGCAAAGGTGCCAATCGCTGGAACCACTGGCGCCCGAGCGTGGGCCTGTGCCAGCAGCCGGATGTGTTGATTCATCGACTGGAACTGATTCACGGCACAGACGCCCGAGACGCCAGCCTTGCCGAGCGAGTTCGCCAAGACATTCGTCAGGTATCGCCTGAAACCGAGGTCTGCCTGCACCCGATGGCGCTGCGCAACCCGTGGGATTTCGAAGAGGTTTATGGCGCGCTGCACGACTTCACCACCGAATACACCTTCGATACCGAACGCGAGGACTATCTGGTCCACATCACCACCGGCACCCATGTGGCGCAAATCTGCTGGTTCCTGCTGACCGAGGCGCGCTACCTGCCGGCACGACTGATCCAGACCTCCCCCGCCCGCCGCAAGAGCGAAGATGAGCCGGCCACCGGCACTCACGCGCTGATCGATCTCGACCTGTCGCGCTATGATCGCATTGCCACTCGCTTTACCAACAAGCGCCTCGAAGGCCTGGAGTTTCTCAAATCCGGCATCGCCACACGCAACGCCGCGTTCAACCGCTCCATCGAACAGATCGAACGCGTCGCCGTGCGCTCGAAAGCGCCGATGTTGCTGATCGGCCCGACCGGAGCCGGCAAATCCTTCCTCGCTCGACGGATCTATGAGCTCAAGCGCGGCCGCCATCACATGCAAGGACGCTTCGTTGAAGTGAACTGCGCCACTCTGCGCGGCGACGGCGCGATGTCCGCCCTGTTCGGCCACGTCAAAGGCGCCTTCACCGGCGCGCAAAATGCCCGCGACGGCCTGCTACGCGCCGCCGACGGCGGTATGTTGTTTCTTGACGAAATCGGCGAACTGGGCGCAGACGAACAAGCCATGCTGCTCAAGGCCATTGAAGAGAAGCGCTTCTTCCCGCTCGGCTCGGACAAGGAAGTCGACAGTGACTTCCTGATCATTGCCGGCACTCACCGCGACCTGCGCAGTCGGGTCGCCGAAGGCCTGTTCCGGGAAGACCTGTACGCACGAATAAATCTTTGGACATTTGATCTGCCCGGCCTGGCCGGCCGTCGAGAAGACATCGAACCCAACATCGATTTCGAGCTCGAGCGCCACGCACGGGAGCACGGTCAGTTGGTACGTTTCAACCTTGAAGCGCGCAGGCGCTATCTGGCCTTTGCCAGTTCACGCGAAGCGGCGTGGCTGGGCAACTTTCGCGAACTTTCGGCCTCGATCACACGCATGGCAACACTGGCCGACAGCGGCCGAATTGATGAAGCGCAAGTGCAGGAAGAAATTGATCGACTTCGTTATGCCTGGGGACTGAAGCAACCGGCAGGAGTGACGGACGATTTGCCGGGAGACGCCGAAGGCATGGACCTGTTTGACCGATTGCAATTGAAGGCCGTACTGGCAGTGTGCAGAGAGTCAGATAGCTTGTCGGATGCGGGCAGACGCTTGTTCGGCGTGTCCCGCCAGGCGAAGGCGCAGCCCAATGATGCGGACCGATTGAGAAAGTATCTGGGACGGTTTGGGATTGAATGGAGCCAGGTGACCGATGCCAAAGAATCAGCCGCAAATTAA
- a CDS encoding RtcB family protein, with translation MKQHTYQLLEVANGKPIKLWTEGVPVENEAREQLMNTAKMPFIFKHLAVMPDVHLGKGSTIGSVIPTVGAIIPAAVGVDIGCGMIAARTSLTAADLPDNLHGLRSAIEQAVPHGRSSTRSRRDKGAWDDIPVQADQAWAALHPRFKAITDKYPKLANTNNRGHLGTLGSGNHFIEVCLDEANRVWFMLHSGSRGVGNAIGNLFIQMAQADMRQHIANLPDRDLAYFEEGSQHFDDYVEAVGWAQDFARQNRALMMQAVIQATRQIIRKPFEVALEAVNCHHNYVQKERHFGEDILVTRKGAVSAKKGELGIIPGSMGAKSFIVRGLGNEESFCSCSHGAGRTMSRTKAKNTFTVEDQIRATAHVECRKDAAVIDEIPMAYKDIDKVMHAQRELVEVLHTLRQVVCVKG, from the coding sequence ATGAAACAACACACTTACCAACTGCTGGAAGTTGCCAACGGCAAGCCGATCAAACTCTGGACCGAAGGCGTCCCGGTGGAAAACGAAGCCCGCGAGCAACTGATGAACACGGCGAAGATGCCCTTCATCTTCAAGCATCTCGCCGTGATGCCGGATGTCCACCTGGGCAAGGGCTCGACCATCGGCAGCGTGATCCCCACTGTAGGCGCGATCATCCCGGCGGCGGTCGGAGTCGATATCGGATGCGGCATGATTGCTGCGCGAACGTCTCTGACTGCTGCTGATTTGCCGGACAACCTGCATGGCCTGCGCAGTGCCATCGAACAGGCGGTGCCCCATGGCCGCAGTTCGACCCGGTCGCGGCGTGACAAGGGCGCCTGGGACGATATTCCGGTGCAGGCCGATCAGGCGTGGGCGGCGCTGCATCCACGGTTCAAGGCAATCACCGACAAGTATCCGAAACTGGCCAACACCAACAACCGTGGGCATCTCGGAACATTGGGCAGCGGCAATCACTTCATCGAAGTGTGTCTGGATGAGGCCAATCGGGTCTGGTTCATGTTGCACAGCGGTTCGCGTGGTGTCGGCAACGCCATCGGCAACCTGTTCATCCAGATGGCACAGGCGGATATGCGTCAGCACATCGCCAACCTGCCGGACCGTGACCTGGCGTACTTCGAAGAAGGCAGCCAGCACTTTGATGATTACGTTGAGGCGGTGGGCTGGGCGCAAGACTTCGCCAGGCAGAATCGCGCGTTGATGATGCAGGCCGTGATTCAGGCCACGCGGCAGATTATCCGCAAGCCATTCGAAGTGGCACTGGAGGCGGTGAACTGCCATCACAACTACGTGCAGAAAGAGCGGCATTTCGGCGAAGACATTCTGGTCACCCGCAAAGGTGCGGTATCGGCGAAGAAGGGTGAGTTGGGGATCATTCCAGGTTCGATGGGTGCCAAGAGCTTCATTGTGCGCGGTCTGGGCAACGAAGAATCGTTTTGCTCCTGCAGCCACGGTGCCGGTCGAACCATGAGCCGTACCAAGGCAAAAAACACCTTCACCGTTGAAGATCAGATTCGTGCCACCGCGCACGTTGAATGCCGCAAGGATGCTGCGGTGATCGATGAAATTCCGATGGCCTACAAGGACATCGACAAAGTCATGCACGCCCAGCGCGAGCTGGTGGAAGTGCTGCACACCTTGCGTCAGGTGGTGTGCGTCAAGGGATAG
- a CDS encoding glycoside hydrolase family 19 protein: MPITQQQLLQILPNAGQRAGVFAPALNTAMQRYQIVGTKRVAAFIAQTGHESGQLRWVREIWGPTDAQRGYEGRKDLGNTAAGDGRKYCGRGLIQITGRTNYAACGEALGLDLINQPELLELPQHAAMSAAWWWAAHGLNTLADAGDNANIGSIINTGRRGRTPNGAGERQAFYEKALRVLA, encoded by the coding sequence ATGCCGATCACTCAGCAGCAGTTGCTGCAGATCCTCCCGAACGCCGGCCAACGAGCCGGCGTTTTTGCACCTGCCCTCAATACGGCGATGCAGCGTTACCAAATTGTTGGCACCAAGCGCGTTGCCGCGTTCATCGCCCAAACCGGTCATGAATCCGGCCAATTGCGCTGGGTGCGCGAGATCTGGGGGCCGACGGATGCCCAGCGCGGATACGAAGGTCGCAAAGACCTGGGTAATACCGCGGCGGGTGACGGCCGGAAGTACTGTGGTCGTGGTCTGATCCAGATCACCGGTCGGACGAACTACGCCGCGTGCGGCGAGGCGCTGGGCCTGGACCTGATCAACCAGCCTGAGCTGCTGGAGCTGCCGCAACATGCGGCGATGTCGGCAGCCTGGTGGTGGGCCGCGCACGGCCTGAACACGTTGGCCGATGCCGGTGACAACGCGAATATCGGTAGCATCATCAACACCGGCCGGCGCGGACGCACACCGAACGGTGCTGGCGAGCGCCAAGCTTTCTATGAGAAAGCACTGAGGGTGCTGGCGTGA
- the rtcA gene encoding RNA 3'-terminal phosphate cyclase, with amino-acid sequence MKQDVIELDGAIGGGQVLRSALSLSMVTGRAFRIERIRAKRSRPGLLRQHLTAVMAAAQVCGARTQGAELGSQALSFEPGPIRGGEYRFAIGTAGSCTLVLQTLLPALLRAPQASRVWISGGTHNPLAPPTDFLTRSWLPLLRRMGAEVDLKLLRHGFVPAGGGEIEATVQPSKLSALHVCDRGSPLSQKAFALTAGLASDIARRELDRVARRLNMPPATMNAISLDPECGPGNVLLLEYAFEHVTEVFSAFGQASLRAETVADVAVNQADAWLRSGAAVAEHLADQLLLPMALAGSGSFTTPAMTEHLQSNVAVIERFLPVTIECREESTDRLRIEVSPRDQ; translated from the coding sequence ATGAAACAGGACGTGATTGAACTGGACGGCGCTATTGGTGGCGGCCAGGTGTTGCGCAGTGCCTTGAGCCTGTCGATGGTGACGGGACGGGCATTTCGCATCGAACGGATTCGTGCCAAACGTAGCCGTCCGGGTTTGTTGCGCCAGCACCTGACCGCCGTGATGGCGGCGGCACAGGTCTGCGGTGCACGGACTCAAGGCGCAGAGTTGGGGTCGCAAGCGTTGAGCTTCGAGCCCGGACCGATTCGCGGCGGCGAATACCGCTTTGCCATTGGTACCGCCGGCAGTTGCACACTGGTGTTGCAGACCTTGCTGCCCGCGTTGTTGCGGGCGCCGCAAGCCAGTCGTGTATGGATCAGTGGTGGTACCCATAATCCGCTGGCGCCACCGACCGATTTCCTCACCCGCAGCTGGTTGCCGTTGTTGCGACGCATGGGGGCCGAGGTTGATCTGAAGCTGCTTCGTCATGGATTCGTTCCTGCGGGTGGTGGCGAAATCGAGGCCACGGTGCAGCCGTCGAAACTGTCGGCGTTGCATGTGTGCGATCGCGGCTCGCCGCTTTCACAAAAGGCGTTTGCGCTGACGGCAGGTCTCGCTTCGGACATCGCCAGACGTGAGCTTGACCGTGTGGCCCGACGTTTGAATATGCCGCCAGCGACGATGAATGCGATCAGCCTTGATCCGGAGTGCGGGCCGGGTAACGTGCTGTTGCTGGAATATGCGTTTGAACACGTCACGGAAGTATTCAGCGCGTTTGGCCAGGCTTCACTGCGCGCAGAGACCGTTGCGGACGTTGCGGTCAATCAGGCAGACGCTTGGTTGCGCAGTGGTGCGGCGGTGGCTGAACATCTGGCCGATCAATTGTTGTTGCCGATGGCGCTGGCCGGATCTGGCTCATTTACGACGCCCGCGATGACCGAGCATCTGCAGAGTAACGTCGCCGTGATCGAGCGCTTTTTGCCAGTCACCATTGAGTGCCGTGAAGAAAGCACCGATCGGTTGAGGATAGAAGTCAGCCCCCGAGACCAATAG
- a CDS encoding nucleotidyltransferase domain-containing protein — protein MKFEERHPLCSAMRARVLEELARIERERNVTVLYACESGSRAWGFASTDSDYDVRFVYVEKPEWFVQVDAPRDVIERPLDDELDVSGWELRKTLGLLRKSNPTLLEWLDSPLVYRSETAAVSQLRALAEAFYSPPAARNHYLSMAKKNFRGYLQGDSVRFKKYFYVLRPLLAVRWIDQGRGRPPMTFADLLSTVDDQALLDEVDELLALKRNADESAYGPRRPALHRFIAAELEREVPTLARTREDSGQLDRYLRETVGLYA, from the coding sequence ATGAAATTCGAAGAACGTCACCCGCTGTGCAGCGCCATGCGCGCCCGGGTGCTGGAAGAGCTGGCGCGCATAGAGCGCGAGCGTAATGTCACGGTGCTGTATGCCTGCGAGTCGGGTAGCCGGGCCTGGGGATTCGCCTCGACCGACAGCGATTACGATGTGCGCTTTGTTTATGTGGAGAAACCCGAGTGGTTCGTCCAGGTCGACGCGCCTCGGGACGTGATCGAACGGCCGCTGGATGATGAACTCGACGTGAGTGGCTGGGAGCTGCGCAAAACCCTCGGGCTGTTGCGAAAGTCCAATCCGACCTTGCTGGAGTGGCTCGACTCACCGCTGGTGTACCGCAGCGAAACCGCGGCGGTTTCTCAACTGCGGGCGCTTGCCGAGGCGTTTTACAGCCCGCCGGCCGCGCGCAATCACTACCTGTCGATGGCGAAGAAGAACTTCCGTGGTTATTTGCAGGGCGACAGCGTGAGGTTCAAAAAGTACTTCTACGTATTGCGGCCGCTGCTGGCCGTGCGCTGGATCGACCAGGGCCGTGGCCGGCCGCCGATGACATTTGCCGATCTACTGAGCACCGTCGATGACCAGGCGTTGCTCGACGAAGTCGATGAGCTGCTCGCACTCAAGCGCAATGCCGATGAGAGCGCCTATGGTCCTCGTCGCCCGGCGCTGCATCGATTCATCGCCGCTGAATTGGAGCGCGAAGTACCGACATTGGCCAGAACCCGGGAAGACTCCGGTCAGCTCGATCGATACCTCAGAGAAACCGTCGGGTTGTACGCATAA
- a CDS encoding DUF1214 domain-containing protein, with protein MYPIYDKDASGQPLDGSQHKYTLKFAKGQQPPVQAFWSLTMYDLPKQLLVDNAINRYLINSPMLPNLTKDADGGLTLYIQHESPGKDKEANWLPAPDGSFMVTMRYYWPKPELLSGKWHSPLIEQVK; from the coding sequence ATGTACCCCATTTACGATAAGGACGCGTCGGGTCAACCCCTCGATGGCAGCCAGCACAAGTACACACTGAAGTTCGCAAAGGGTCAGCAACCGCCGGTGCAAGCCTTCTGGTCGTTGACGATGTACGACCTGCCAAAGCAATTGCTTGTGGATAATGCGATCAACCGCTACTTGATCAACTCGCCGATGCTACCGAATCTGACTAAGGATGCGGATGGCGGACTCACTCTCTACATACAGCATGAGTCGCCGGGCAAAGACAAAGAGGCGAACTGGCTGCCGGCACCCGATGGATCATTTATGGTGACGATGCGCTACTACTGGCCGAAACCGGAATTGTTGTCCGGGAAATGGCACTCACCCCTGATCGAGCAAGTGAAGTAG